CCATGGTCTCGTCCAGCTTGAAGGCTGCGAAGGTCGGATAGCCGAGCAGCTTCGCCCGCTCGATCCGCAGCGCCACGGTTTCCGCGACGATCGCGGTATTGTCGCTCTCCCCGCCCATCTCGCCGCGCTTGACCCAGGACTTGAACACCTTCTCGCGCAGGTCGCGCCGCGGCGACAGGCTCAGGAACGGCTCGACCATGGAGCGGCCGAGCGTCATCACCGCGCCGTCCAGGCCGCGGTCGCGGGCGGCCTGGCGCATGGCCGAGACGAGATCGTCGGGCAGGCCCTCGAGGTCGGCTTCGGCGAGCGGCAGCGTCCAGGTCGCCTCGTCCTTCAGCACGTTCTGGGTAAAGGCGGTGCCGAGGCTCGCAAGGCGCTCGGTGACGGCGCGCATGCGTGCCTTGCCGGCCTCGTCGAGCTCGGCTCCGGCCCGGACGAAATTCTTGTAGGTCTTGTCGAGCACGCGCGCCTGCTCGGCCGAGAGGCCGAGCCCGTCGCGCGCGGCATGGAGCGCCTTGACCCGCCTGAACAGCCGCTCGTCGAGGCTGATGGCATTGCCATGCTGGGCGAGCACCGGCGCCATTTCGCGCTGGATCGCCTGGATGTCTGCGTCGGCATCGGAGGAGGCGAGGTTGAAGAACACGCCGCACAGCCGGTCGAGCGCATGGCCGGCCCTTTCCAGCGCATCGATCGTATTGGCGAAGGTCGGCTCGGCCGCATCGGTGGCGATCGCCTCGATCTCAGCGCGGTGCTCGGCGAGCGCCTGTTCGAAAGCCGGGCGATAGTGATCGATGGCGATCTCGCCGAACGGCGCGATGCCGAAGGGCGTGGTCCAGGGGCGGAGGAAGGGATTGGTCTGGCGAGGCTGGCTGTGCTGTGTCATGCCGCCAATGTGGCGGGCCGGCCCCGATTGCTCAAGAGCCGCGACGATGCTCGATCACCGCCGCTCCCACCACCGTCACCTTTGCCACCAATCATGTGATCTGGACCATTCGCTGGTCTAAATTCAGCGTGCCGCAGAACGGTAACGATCCCGGATCGGAGCATCACATGCGGGTCTCCGTGACAGACGCCAAGGCACAATTGACCGAGGTCGTGCGACGCGCCGAAGCGGGCGACGAAGTCATCCTGACACGCCACGGCCAGCCCGCCGTGCGGCTGGTGCCGCTTCAGCCTCGCCCGACCGCAAGGTCGCGCCGCGCTCTCATGGACGCCGTCCAGGCTTCGGCAGCGGCCAAAGCCACGGCGGGACCGACCGCGGCGCGAAGCCAAGACTTTCTTTATGCGGACGACGGGATGCCCGAATGATCGCCGTCGATACCTCCGCGCTGATGGCAATCCTTCTCCGCGAACAGGCAGCCGAAGCGTGCATGACGGCTCTGCAGGCCGAAGACGATCTGATCATTTCCGCCGCAACTGTTGCGGAGGCGCTGATCGTCGCCGCTCGGCGCAATGTACGGGACGAAATGGAGCGCCTGATCGCAGAGCTCGGCTTTCGGATCGTCGATGTGACGCCGGCAGTTGCCCACCGGGTGGCCCAGGCCTACGAGATGTGGGGCAAGGGCCGACATCCAGCGGCGCTGAACTTTGGCGATTGCTTCGCTTATGAGCTCGCCAAGGACCATGGCAGCCGGCTGCTCTACACCGGCAACGGCTTCGCCCGGACCGATGTCCGGGCAGCTCTTTGACCAGCAGCTGCGGCGCCAGGCCTACAGGAGCCGCGCGCCGAAATTGCGCTCGGGATCCATGTCGGCGGTGAGCCGGCCGGTCGGCTCCGCCGCCCAGCCGCCCTGGCGCTTCAACCAGCGCCCCGTGCCCGGCGCGACGCCAACCGCGCCGCCGGCGATCACGTCGCGGCCGCGCGACAACACATGGACCGGCCAGCCCTGAACGGTGCGGCCGGCAAAGGGCGTGAAGCCGGTCCGATCGTGCATCATCTGGTCGCTGAGGGTGACGACGCGCGCGGGATCCCAGATCGCGATGTCGGCATCGAGGCCCGGCGCGATCGCGCCCTTGTTCGGCAGGTTGTAGATCGAGGCCGGCGCCGTGGCGGTCAGATCGACGAAGGCCTCGAGGCCGCGGCCGCCGAATTCCGGCCGGCCCTTGGAGACCATGGCATCGAACATCAGGGGCAGGCGCACTTCGAGCCCCGGCAGGCCGTTGGCGATCTGCTTGAAGGTCGGCTGCGGGCCGGCGGAGAGCTTGCCCGTCTCGTCGAAGCGATAGGGCGCGTGATCGGAGGTCACCGTCTGGATGTCGCCAAGCGCGAGCGCGCGCCAGAGCGCCTCCTGGTCCTCCACCTCGCGGGGCGGCGGCGAGCACATCCACTTGGCGCCTTCGAGGCCTGGCTTGTCGAGGTCGTGGCGGGTCAGGAACAGATATTGCGGGCAGGTCTCGGCGAAGACCTTCAGCCCCTCGCCGCGCGCCTTGCGGATCACCTCCGCGCCCTCGCGGGTGGAGACATGGAAGATCATGATCGGCTGGTCGATCAGCGCCGCGGCCGTGATCAGGCGCGTGAAGGCCTCCGCCTCGGAACCGCGCGGATGGCTGATCGCATGGAATTTCGGGGCGGTGTAGCCCTTGGCGACCAGGCGCTTGCCCATCCAGGAGATCATGCCATGGTTCTCGGCATGGACGCAGAGCAGCGCCCGGTTCTGGCGGGCGGTGAGCAGCACGTCGAGCAGCGGCTCGTCGTCGACCTTGATGAGGTCGTAGGTCATGAACAGCTTGATCGAGGCATGGCCCTCGCCGATCAGCGCCGGCAGGTCGGTCTCGATCGTCTTGACGTCGGGATTGGCGACGATCAGGTGGAAGGCATAGTCGATCAGCGCGCCGCGCGCGGCGAGCGCCGAATAGTCGTCGACCACCTTGCGCAGGTCGAGGCCGCGGTGCTGCGCGGCGAAGGAGATCACCGTGGTGTTGCCGCCGAAGGCCGCCGAGGTGGTGGCGCTCTCGAAACTGTCGGCATTGAGGAGACCGCCCGCCGAGACCTGCTCGATATGGGTGTGGGCGTCGATGCCGCCGGGCAGGACCAGCTTGCCGGTCGCGTCGATCTCGCGCGCGCCGGGTCCGAGGCCGCGGCCGACGGCGGCGATCGTCTCGCCGGAAACCGCGACATCGGCGAGGAAACGGCCGCTGGCGGTGGCGACCGTGCCGCCGCGGATGACGATATCGTAGGGCTGGGCGGGCATGACTTCCTCCGGCTGGACGGCACTGTCGAACAGGCTGACAATAGCCGGCAGATCAGCGCGAGCGGAACTCCATGGCACGCAGACCCCGTATCCTCGTCATCAACCCCAATTCCAACGAGGCGGTCACCGAGGGCCTGCGCGAGGCGCTGAAGCCCCTCGCCTATGCGGAAGGCCCGGACATCGTCTGCACGACGCTCGCCGAAGGTCCCTTCGGCATCGAGACCCAGGAACATGTCGACAGCATCGCGATTCCGCTGCGCCGCAAGGTGGAAGCGACCAACGACGCCGACGCCTTCGTCATCGCCTGCTATTCCGATCCCGGCATCCATGCCGCGCGCGAGGGCACCAGCCGCCCGGTCTTCGGCATTGCCGAGAGCGGCGTGCTGACCGCGCTCGCCCGCGCCGAGCGGTTCGGCGTGATCGCCATCAAGAGCGGCTCCATCCCCCGCCACATGCGCTATCTCAGGCAGATGGCGCTGACCGACCGGCTCGCCGGCGAAAGGGCACTGGAAATGTCGGTGGCCGAGACCGCCGCCGGCGAGAAGACGCTGGAGCGCATGATCGCGGTCGGGCGCCAGCTGAAGGAGATCGACGGCGCCGGCGCCATCGTCATGGGCTGCGCCGGCATGGCCCGGCATCGCCGGCCGCTGGAAGAAGCCCTGGGCCTTCCGGTGATCGATCCGACCCAGGCCGCCGTCACCATGGCGATCGGCACGCTCGCCGTCGCCGGCTGAAGCGGCCGGCCGGGATCAGGCGGAAAAGTCGCTCGGCTTCAGGATCATGTCGGCGCCGCGCGCGGAAGCACTCAGCGCGCGCTCGGTCACCAGCGTCTCGACAAAGGCCCGGTACGACCGGCGGTCGGCCTCGCCGAGGTCACGCCAGCCCTTCAGATAGGGCTGCGGCACGAGGCCCGCCTCGGCCGGCTCGATGCCGGTGCAATGCACGATGAGCGGGCGATAGCGATCGAAATCCGCTTCGATGCGGCTGGTCGCCTCGTCGAGCGCGCCGATCAGGCGGCGGGCGACATCGGGACGCTCGCGGACGAAGCTCGTGCCGATCAGCGAGGCTCCGGCGAAGAAGGGATCGGCGATCGCCGCCGCGCCGAGATTGGCGAGAATGCGTTTCGCGGTGCCCGAGGCGACCGCCAGCGACACGACCGGCTCGACCGAGAGGACCGCCTCGACGGTGCCCGATGTCAGCGCCTCGCGGTGCAGGCCGCCGGCAAGCTCGACAAAACGGACGTCCCGCTCCGGATCGAGGCCGGCCCGCCGCACCATGTGCCGGGCGACCGTGCGCCAGGAGGCGCCGGGCAGATGACCGAGCGAACGGCCGCGCAGGTCGCCGAGAGCGGCGATCGGCGCCTGGCGCAGCGTGATCAGCCCGTCGGCGATGCGGTTGAGACTGTTGCTCGCGCCCTGGAAGCCGGAAACGCGCAGGCTGCCCGGCTCGCGGGTCTCGGCAATGGTGGCGAGGCCGACCGAGGCGCCCGGCGCACTGGCGTCGGCGCGGCCGGAAACGACGGCCTCGACGAGATGGGCCTGCGCCTGCAGGCGCATCATCTCGATCGCAAGGCCGGCACGCTCGAACAGCCCCTCGTCGCGGGCAACGCAGAGCGGCAGCGACTGCAGGACCGGCGCCCAGGCCAGCGTCACCTTGTCGCCCCCGCCCGCGGCGCACGCGGGCGCCGGCAGCGCGGCGGCGAGCGCAAAAGCACCGGCACGCTTCAGGAGGTCGCGGCGTCCGACTGGCCTCATCACATCCATGGTCCTTCGCACGATGCCGCATGGCCGCCGGCCGGCGGGGCGCCGGCCCGTCCTTGACGGCGGCCGCCCCTATAGCAGATAAGGCTTGCAGAAGGCTGATACGGCCTGCCGCTCGCGCCCGTCAGGGTCTGGTGAACGTATCGATGCCTGCGCCTTCGTTGTGCCACGAGGTCCGACCGGACGGCGAACGAGCCAGCAATGCGAGCCCTGGACCCTCGATCGCCCGACGAGAAGGATCGGCAACGATGCGTTCGTTCCGCGACGCGAAGGCCATGGCCACGACGCTCCGTCAGTCCCTGGCCGCAAAGAATATTCAGATCAGCCACGCGCAGGCGCTCGAGCTGGTCGCAGCCCAGTTCGGCTGCGCCGGCTGGAACGTGCTCGCCGCCCGGATCGCGGCGGAGGAGCCGGCCGGCACGGCGAAGCCGGCCGAAAGCGACACCATAGGCTTCGAGGCGGCGATCCCGATCATCCGGATCTTCGACATCGCCAAGGCGCGGGAATTCTATCTCGGCTTCCTCGGATTTGCCGTCGACTGGGACCATCGTTTCGACGAGGGCATGCCGCTCTACATGCAGATCTCGCGGGCCGGTCTCGTCCTGCACCTGAGCGAACATCACGGCGATGCCAGCCCCGGCAGCACCACTTTCGTGCGCATGCGCGGCATCCGCGCGCTGCACGCGGAATTGATCGGCACGCACTATTCCTACATGCGGCCCGGCCTCGAACAGGCCGACTGGGGCCTGGAACTGACCGTGCACGACCCGTTCGGCAACCGCCTGCGCTTCTGCGAAAGCAACGGCGCGTGAGCACCGAAAGGCTGAGGCCAGGGCCGCAGCCCCGGGCCCCATTGACGACGGACTCAGGGCAGCCGAGTCTGAGGTCATGCTGACCTATATCGTCCGCCGCCTGCTCCTGATGATCCCGACCCTGTTCGGGATCATGCTCGTCTCCTTCGTGGTCATCCAGTTCGCGCCGGGCGGACCGGTGGAGCGGGTGATCGCGCAATTGACCGGCAACGACGCCTCGGCGACCCAGCGCGTCTCCGGCGGCGGCGATGCCGCCCGCCAGGCGGCGGCGGGGGCCGAGGCGACCGCCAGCCGCTATCGCGGCGCGCAGGGGCTCGACCCGCAGTTCATCGCCCAGCTCGAAAAGCAGTTCGGCTTCGACAAGCCGGCGCATGAGCGCTTCCTGCTCATGCTGAAAAACTACATCCGCTTCGATTTCGGCAAGAGCTATTTCCGCGACGTCCCGGTGCTGACGCTGATCGGCGAGAAACTGCCCGTCTCGGTCTCGCTCGGCCTCTGGCTCACGCTCCTGACCTATGCCGTGTCGATCCCGCTCGGCATCCGCAAGGCGGTCACCGACGGCTCGCGCTTCGACGTCTGGACCTCGGCCGTCATCGTGGTCGGCTATGCCATTCCCGGCTTCCTCTTCGCGATCCTCCTGATCGTCGTCTTCGCCGGCGGCTCGTTCCTCGACTGGTTCCCGCTGCGCGGCCTGCATTCCGACAACTACCGGCAGATGAGCTTTGTCGGCCAGGCCCTGGACTATGCCTGGCATCTCGTCCTGCCGCTCACCGCAATGGCGCTCGGCGCCTTCGCCACCATGACGCTGCTGACCAAGAACTCGTTTCTCGACGAGATCCGCAAGCAATATGTGCTGACCGCGCGGGCCAAGGGGCTGGATGAGCGCGGCGTGCTCTACGGCCATGTCTTCCGCAACGCCATGCTGATCATCATCGCCGGCTTTCCCGGCGCCTTCGTCCATGCCTTCTTCACCGGCTCGCTGCTGATCGAAACGATCTTCTCGCTCGACGGGCTCGGCCTTCTCGGCTTCGAAAGCGTGCTGAACCGCGACTACCCGGTGGTGTTCGCAACGCTCTTCATCTTTTCGCTGGTCGGGCTGGTGGTGAACCTGATCTCGGATCTCATGTATACCTGGGTCGATCCGCGCATCGACTTCGAGGCGCGCGAGGTCTGATCATGGAGGCATCGGCGACCAGAACCGACCCGACTCCCGCGGCCAGCCCCAGGACCGACTGGCTGAGCCCGCTCAACCGGCGCCGGCTGGCCAATTTCCGGGCCAACAGGCGCGGCCTGTGGAGCCTCAGGCTGTTCCTCCTGCTGTTCGTGGCGACGCTGTTCGCCGAAGCGATCGCCAATGATCGCCCGCTCTACATCAATCTGGAGGGCCGGCATTATTTCCCGGTCCTGTTCGACTATTCCGAGCGCAGCCTCGGCGGCGAATTCGAAACGCCGGCCGACTACAAGGATCCGTTCCTGCTCGACCTGTTCGCCGAGAAGCAGGCCTTTCTGCTCTGGCCGCCGATCCGGCACAGCGCCTCCTCCACCGTCAAGGACCCGGTGACGCCCTTTCCCTCCGCGCCGACCTGGATGCAGCGCGACAAGCTGCCCGACTGCGCCGCCGCCGAAGCCATGCCGCGCAGCCAGCGGCCGCAGGGGTCGAGCTATTGCACGCTCGGCAACTGGAACTGGCTCGGCACCGACGACCAGGGTCGCGACGTCGTCGCGCGGGTGATCTACGGCTTCCGCATCTCGGTGCTGTTCGGCCTGACCCTGACCATCATCTCCTCGCTGGTCGGCATCGCGGCCGGCGCCGTGCAGGGTTATTTCGGCGGCTGGACCGACCTGCTGTTCCAGCGCTTCATCGAGATCTGGACGGCGATCCCCTCGCTCTACCTGCTGCTGATCATCTCCTCGGTGATCACGCCGAGCTTCTTCGTCCTGCTCGGCATTCTGCTCCTGTTCTCCTGGGTCGGGCTGGTCGGCCTGGTGCGCGCGGAGTTCCTGCGCGCCCGCAATTTCGAATATGTCAACGCGGCGCGCGCGCTCGGCGTCTCCTCGCTCACCATCATGAAGCGCCATCTCCTGCCCAATGCGATGGTCGCGACGGTCACCTTCCTGCCCTTCATCCTCTCGGGCAGCGTGATGACCCTGACCGCCCTCGACTTTCTCGGCTTCGGCCTGCCGGTCGGCTCGCCCTCGCTCGGCGAATTGCTGCAGCAGGGCAAGTCCAACCTGCAGGCGCCCTGGCTGGCGCTGACGGCCTTCGTCACGGTGGCCGTCATGCTGTCGCTGCTGATCTTCGCGGGGGAAGCGGTGCGCGATGCCTTCGACCCGCGCAAGACCTTCGCGTGACGCCGGACGGAACGACCGTGGCGGTGCCGGTCTATCTCGACGCCAATGTGCTGATCCGGCTGATGGAGCGATCGGAGGCCGCCGCCGGCGCCCTCGATCCCGTCTGGGAGCGGATCGAGGCCGGACGGCTCGCCGCGGTGACGAGCTGGCTCAGCTATGCCGAGGTGCTGGTGCAGCCGCTACGGGCCCGCGATGACGGCCTCGTCCTCGGCTACGACGACCTGTTCGCCGGCCAGGTCCTGCCGCTCACCGTCAGCCCCGTCACCGCCGAGGTGCTGCGCACGGCGGCACATTTGCGCGCCCGGCTGCCGGCACTGAAACTGACCGACGCCATCCACCTCGCGACCGCCGAGGCCGCCGGCTGCCGCGCCCTGCTGTCGGGCGACAGGAAGCTTGGCCTTGCCGGCAACATCGACCTGATCGACCCCGAATCCCCGCGCGATCTCGACCGTTTCCTGAGGGCCCTGCCATGACCAGCGACAGCGCCGGCACCGACGCCATCGAAACGCCGCTCCTGTCGGTGCGCGAACTGTCGGTCGCGTTCCGCCAGGCCGGCGCCGAAACGCTGGCGGTTGACCGGATCTCGTTCGACGTCCGGCGCGGCGAGACGGTCGCGCTGGTCGGCGAATCCGGCTCCGGCAAGTCGGTGTCGGCCCTGTCGGTGATGAAGCTCCTGCCCTATCCGGCCGCCTCGCACCCGTCGGGCGAGATCCTGTTCCGCGGCCGCGACCTGATCGCGGCGGACGAGCCGGCCATGCGCGAGGTGCGCGGCAACGACATCACCATCGTGTTCCAGGAACCGATGACCTCGCTCAACCCGCTGCATACGGTGGGACAGCAGGTGGCCGAGGTGCTGACCCTGCACAAGGGCCTGTCGGAGGCGCAGGCCCTCAAGCGCGCCGTCGAGCTGCTCGGCAAGGTCGGCATTCCCGATCCCGCCCAGCGGCTCGACAGCTATCCGCACCAGCTCTCGGGCGGCCAGCGCCAGCGGGTGATGATCGCCATGGCGCTCGCCAACGAACCGGACCTGCTGATCGCCGACGAACCGACGACCGCGCTCGACGTGACCGTGCAGGCGCAGATCCTGGCGCTGCTGAAGGACCTGCAGCGCCAGGAGGGCATGGCCATCCTGTTCATCACCCACGACCTCGGCATCGTCCGCAAGATCGCCGACCGGGTCTGCGTCATGCGCTACGGCAAGATCGTCGAGCAGGGGCCGGTCGCCGACATCTTCGAGCGGCCGACCCACCCCTATACGCGCGCGCTGATGGCGGCCGAGCCGGCGCCGGTCGAGCGCGGCGACAAGGCCGACGGGCCGGTCGTGATGGAGGCCCGCGACCTCAAGGTCTGGTTCCCGATCAAGCGTGGCCTGCTGCGCCGCACCGTCGGCCATGTGAAGGCGGTCGACGGCCTGTCGATCGCCGTGCGCCAGGGCCGCACCCTCGGCATCGTCGGCGAGTCCGGCTCGGGCAAGACGACACTCGGCCTCGCCCTGCTGCGGCTGATCTCCTCGGAAGGCACCATCGTGTTCATGGGCAAGCCCATTGCCGGGCTCGGCTTCAAGGCGATGCAGCCGAACCGGCGGCACATGCAGGTGGTGTTCCAGGATCCCTATGGCTCGCTGTCGCCACGCATGTCGGTGGCCGAGATCGTCGGCGAGGGCCTCAACGTGCATCACCGCGGGCTGAGCGCCGCCGAACGCGAGCAGCGCGTCATCGCCGCCCTGACCGATGTCGGCCTGGACCCTGCAACGCGCCATCGTTATCCGCACGAATTTTCCGGCGGCCAACGCCAGCGCA
This window of the bacterium YEK0313 genome carries:
- a CDS encoding Phd_YefM gives rise to the protein MRVSVTDAKAQLTEVVRRAEAGDEVILTRHGQPAVRLVPLQPRPTARSRRALMDAVQASAAAKATAGPTAARSQDFLYADDGMPE
- a CDS encoding Ribonuclease VapC30, which encodes MIAVDTSALMAILLREQAAEACMTALQAEDDLIISAATVAEALIVAARRNVRDEMERLIAELGFRIVDVTPAVAHRVAQAYEMWGKGRHPAALNFGDCFAYELAKDHGSRLLYTGNGFARTDVRAAL
- a CDS encoding D-hydantoinase translates to MPAQPYDIVIRGGTVATASGRFLADVAVSGETIAAVGRGLGPGAREIDATGKLVLPGGIDAHTHIEQVSAGGLLNADSFESATTSAAFGGNTTVISFAAQHRGLDLRKVVDDYSALAARGALIDYAFHLIVANPDVKTIETDLPALIGEGHASIKLFMTYDLIKVDDEPLLDVLLTARQNRALLCVHAENHGMISWMGKRLVAKGYTAPKFHAISHPRGSEAEAFTRLITAAALIDQPIMIFHVSTREGAEVIRKARGEGLKVFAETCPQYLFLTRHDLDKPGLEGAKWMCSPPPREVEDQEALWRALALGDIQTVTSDHAPYRFDETGKLSAGPQPTFKQIANGLPGLEVRLPLMFDAMVSKGRPEFGGRGLEAFVDLTATAPASIYNLPNKGAIAPGLDADIAIWDPARVVTLSDQMMHDRTGFTPFAGRTVQGWPVHVLSRGRDVIAGGAVGVAPGTGRWLKRQGGWAAEPTGRLTADMDPERNFGARLL
- the murI_2 gene encoding Glutamate racemase, producing MARRPRILVINPNSNEAVTEGLREALKPLAYAEGPDIVCTTLAEGPFGIETQEHVDSIAIPLRRKVEATNDADAFVIACYSDPGIHAAREGTSRPVFGIAESGVLTALARAERFGVIAIKSGSIPRHMRYLRQMALTDRLAGERALEMSVAETAAGEKTLERMIAVGRQLKEIDGAGAIVMGCAGMARHRRPLEEALGLPVIDPTQAAVTMAIGTLAVAG
- the ssuA_5 gene encoding Putative aliphatic sulfonates-binding protein precursor; amino-acid sequence: MRPVGRRDLLKRAGAFALAAALPAPACAAGGGDKVTLAWAPVLQSLPLCVARDEGLFERAGLAIEMMRLQAQAHLVEAVVSGRADASAPGASVGLATIAETREPGSLRVSGFQGASNSLNRIADGLITLRQAPIAALGDLRGRSLGHLPGASWRTVARHMVRRAGLDPERDVRFVELAGGLHREALTSGTVEAVLSVEPVVSLAVASGTAKRILANLGAAAIADPFFAGASLIGTSFVRERPDVARRLIGALDEATSRIEADFDRYRPLIVHCTGIEPAEAGLVPQPYLKGWRDLGEADRRSYRAFVETLVTERALSASARGADMILKPSDFSA
- a CDS encoding Glyoxalase-like domain protein; this translates as MRSFRDAKAMATTLRQSLAAKNIQISHAQALELVAAQFGCAGWNVLAARIAAEEPAGTAKPAESDTIGFEAAIPIIRIFDIAKAREFYLGFLGFAVDWDHRFDEGMPLYMQISRAGLVLHLSEHHGDASPGSTTFVRMRGIRALHAELIGTHYSYMRPGLEQADWGLELTVHDPFGNRLRFCESNGA
- the yejB gene encoding Inner membrane ABC transporter permease protein YejB, yielding MLTYIVRRLLLMIPTLFGIMLVSFVVIQFAPGGPVERVIAQLTGNDASATQRVSGGGDAARQAAAGAEATASRYRGAQGLDPQFIAQLEKQFGFDKPAHERFLLMLKNYIRFDFGKSYFRDVPVLTLIGEKLPVSVSLGLWLTLLTYAVSIPLGIRKAVTDGSRFDVWTSAVIVVGYAIPGFLFAILLIVVFAGGSFLDWFPLRGLHSDNYRQMSFVGQALDYAWHLVLPLTAMALGAFATMTLLTKNSFLDEIRKQYVLTARAKGLDERGVLYGHVFRNAMLIIIAGFPGAFVHAFFTGSLLIETIFSLDGLGLLGFESVLNRDYPVVFATLFIFSLVGLVVNLISDLMYTWVDPRIDFEAREV
- the yejE gene encoding Inner membrane ABC transporter permease protein YejE, with the protein product MEASATRTDPTPAASPRTDWLSPLNRRRLANFRANRRGLWSLRLFLLLFVATLFAEAIANDRPLYINLEGRHYFPVLFDYSERSLGGEFETPADYKDPFLLDLFAEKQAFLLWPPIRHSASSTVKDPVTPFPSAPTWMQRDKLPDCAAAEAMPRSQRPQGSSYCTLGNWNWLGTDDQGRDVVARVIYGFRISVLFGLTLTIISSLVGIAAGAVQGYFGGWTDLLFQRFIEIWTAIPSLYLLLIISSVITPSFFVLLGILLLFSWVGLVGLVRAEFLRARNFEYVNAARALGVSSLTIMKRHLLPNAMVATVTFLPFILSGSVMTLTALDFLGFGLPVGSPSLGELLQQGKSNLQAPWLALTAFVTVAVMLSLLIFAGEAVRDAFDPRKTFA
- the vapC_6 gene encoding tRNA(fMet)-specific endonuclease VapC — protein: MTPDGTTVAVPVYLDANVLIRLMERSEAAAGALDPVWERIEAGRLAAVTSWLSYAEVLVQPLRARDDGLVLGYDDLFAGQVLPLTVSPVTAEVLRTAAHLRARLPALKLTDAIHLATAEAAGCRALLSGDRKLGLAGNIDLIDPESPRDLDRFLRALP
- the gsiA_16 gene encoding Glutathione import ATP-binding protein GsiA; amino-acid sequence: MTSDSAGTDAIETPLLSVRELSVAFRQAGAETLAVDRISFDVRRGETVALVGESGSGKSVSALSVMKLLPYPAASHPSGEILFRGRDLIAADEPAMREVRGNDITIVFQEPMTSLNPLHTVGQQVAEVLTLHKGLSEAQALKRAVELLGKVGIPDPAQRLDSYPHQLSGGQRQRVMIAMALANEPDLLIADEPTTALDVTVQAQILALLKDLQRQEGMAILFITHDLGIVRKIADRVCVMRYGKIVEQGPVADIFERPTHPYTRALMAAEPAPVERGDKADGPVVMEARDLKVWFPIKRGLLRRTVGHVKAVDGLSIAVRQGRTLGIVGESGSGKTTLGLALLRLISSEGTIVFMGKPIAGLGFKAMQPNRRHMQVVFQDPYGSLSPRMSVAEIVGEGLNVHHRGLSAAEREQRVIAALTDVGLDPATRHRYPHEFSGGQRQRIAIARAMVLEPSFVLLDEPTSALDRIVQAQIVDLLRDLQARRDLTYLFISHDLKVVSALADDIIVMKGGKIVEAGPAARVFKSPENDYTKALFAAAFDLAPVGNGSTAP